In Myxocyprinus asiaticus isolate MX2 ecotype Aquarium Trade chromosome 8, UBuf_Myxa_2, whole genome shotgun sequence, a single genomic region encodes these proteins:
- the LOC127444538 gene encoding TAF5-like RNA polymerase II p300/CBP-associated factor-associated factor 65 kDa subunit 5L gives MKRARTEQIQYAVTQYLKRRQYIDTDGSLKGAKLSQSAEEMAASLTVHTESSCANVVSAAPCQSDPQQYETQFSRLRSFLKDAEVPLRKEVSGMLFPLFLYLHLDMAQCGLKGAVDSFYSRFHSLFQQDPEQKAIVDLLRGAVTLQDVTSNPKLCSLLDHKYVVHLTDQAYSYLLRYLQSDDNSAICWVLSSHVQVEVTAARQTDYQLYGAGLATGNANSTSSSSATWTAVDRFEGAESVDVTAGLPQNEAALDALQDCIKRVREGPPSLTTVCFYTFQHTDQLLNTAEVSADNRLLAAGFDNSAVKLWSLRARKLKAGPHRVDVSKIRLACDVLEEEADDEHTSGSEIKTLRAHSGPVYRTSFLTDGSGLLSCSEDSTVRFWDLNSFTNTVLYRGHTYPVWDLDVSPCSLYFSTASHDRTARLWSFARTYPLRLYAGHLSDVDCVKFHPNSNYVATGSTDKTVRLWSTQQGASVRLFTGHRGPVLSLAFSPNGKYLVSAGEDQRLKLWDLASGTLFKDLRGHTDSITSLSFSQDSSLVASASMDNTVRVWDIRNAYGTTPTDGSSSELIGQYTGNTSNILNVQFMACNLLLVTGTALEKQEQ, from the exons ATGAAGCGTGCCAGGACGGAACAGATCCAGTACGCAGTGACCCAGTATCTGAAGAGGAGGCAGTACATAGATACAGATGGGTCTTTGAAGGGCGCCAAACTCTCCCAGTCTGCGGAGGAGATGGCTGCTAGTCTCACAG TTCATACAGAGTCCAGCTGTGCAAATGTGGTGTCTGCTGCCCCCTGCCAGTCAGACCCTCAGCAGTATGAGACCCAGTTCTCTAGACTGCGCTCCTTCCTGAAGG ATGCAGAGGTGCCGTTGAGGAAGGAGGTTAGCGGCATGTTGTTTCCACTCTTCCTCTACTTGCACTTGGACATGGCGCAATGCGGCCTGAAGGGGGCGGTAGACTCGTTCTACAGTCGCTTCCACTCGCTCTTCCAGCAGGACCCTGAACAGAAAGCCATCGTGGATCTGCTGCGAGGAGCCGTCACATTGCAG GATGTGACCTCGAATCCTAAACTTTGCTCCCTCCTGGATCACAAATATGTGGTTCACCTGACAGATCAAGCATATAGCTACTTGCTACGTTACCTGCAGAGTGATGACAACAGCGCCATCTGCTGGGTGCTCAGCTCACATGTACAG GTGGAAGTGACAGCAGCACGTCAAACTGACTACCAATTGTATGGTGCGGGGCTTGCAACGGGAAACGCAAACTCCACTTCCTCTTCCTCCGCTACCTGGACTGCAGTTGACAGGTTTGAGGGGGCGGAATCTGTAGATGTCACAGCAGGGCTACCTCAGAACGAGGCTGCATTGGATGCGTTGCAGGACTGCATCAAGCGTGTGCGTGAGGGACCGCCTTCCCTTACCACTGTCTGCTTCTACACATTCCAGCACACGGATCAGCTGCTGAACACTGCCGAGGTGTCGGCGGACAACCGCTTGCTGGCGGCAGGGTTTGATAACTCTGCCGTCAAGCTGTGGAGTTTACGGGCGCGAAAGTTGAAGGCGGGGCCTCACAGGGTCGATGTGTCGAAAATAAGGCTTGCCTGTGATGTGCTGGAGGAGGAG GCAGATGATGAGCACACCTCAGGCAGTGAGATCAAGACCCTGCGCGCTCACAGTGGTCCTGTGTACCGCACATCGTTCCTGACGGACGGCTCCGGTCTGCTGTCATGTTCAGAGGACTCCACCGTCCGCTTCTGGGATTTGAACAGCTTCACCAACACTGTCCTGTACCGCGGTCACACCTACCCCGTCTGGGACTTAGATGTCAGTCCCTGCAGCCTGTACTTCTCAACTGCGTCTCACGACCGCACCGCCCGCCTCTGGAGCTTTGCCCGCACATACCCGCTCCGTCTCTACGCCGGCCACCTCTCTGACGTTGACTGCGTCAAATTCCACCCCAACTCCAACTATGTAGCGACAGGCTCTACTGATAAAACCGTGCGACTGTGGAGCACGCAGCAGGGGGCATCCGTCAGGCTGTTTACCGGGCACCGTGGCCCTGTGCTCTCGCTCGCCTTCTCGCCCAACggaaagtacttggtatcggcaGGAGAGGACCAGAGACTGAAGCTGTGGGACCTGGCGTCTGGTACTCTGTTTAAAGACCTCCGTGGTCACACTGACAGCATCACCAGCCTCTCTTTCAGTCAGGACAGCAGTCTGGTGGCTTCTGCCTCCATGGATAATACTGTGCGTGTGTGGGACATACGGAACGCATATGGCACCACCCCGACCGACGGCTCCAGCAGCGAGCTGATTGGACAGTACACGGGCAACACTAGTAATATTCTTAACGTGCAGTTCATGGCCTGCAATTTGCTGCTAGTGACGGGCACTGCGCTAGAAAAACAAGAACAGTGA